The following DNA comes from Musa acuminata AAA Group cultivar baxijiao chromosome BXJ1-4, Cavendish_Baxijiao_AAA, whole genome shotgun sequence.
TTGAAGAAAGTAGAAGATAGAAAACAAGTAGCAACCAAGATCTCATCTGTCAAGGAAACATCCTTTTTTTGCTCTCTTTTTAGCTTGCATCTTTCCTTCATGCAGTTATTTTCAGTGATGGGAGACAGGATTTGGAGAGGCATCTTTAGTTGGTGACTCAGGGTCAACAACTAATCCTTATACTTAATATTTTCCTCTTAATTCATGGTTTTTTTTAAGGGTTTGATCCAATAAAACCTTCACCACTGAAGATCTTATTACCAAGAACAAAATAGTTTGCCTCGAAGTGACTTGCTGTGTTTAGATTGAATGAAATTCCAGAAAATTTGATGGGAAAACTGCAGCATTAATCAGGACTTGTGCAGAATATTGAGTTTACTGATAGATGAAAATAAGAGATCTGAATCAGTGTGTGGTAAATAGAGACCACTTATAAGCGCACACCATAAAGTTGATTCCTTCCTCCCACAATGATTATTTTGAAGACTTGACTAACTAAACAAGGCTAGCAAATTAATGATGCAACTCAAGAATTGGACAAGTAGATCTTAAGCTAACCTCATAATAGACCATAAACCCTAAACAACCAAGACAGGACAAAGTAATGGATTGCTTTTGTTTTGTGTAGTAAACTTGGTTCTGATTTCTGTGACTTCAAAGGCGAGCCACTATGATGTTTCCTTTCCATGGGAAGCGTGTGCATAAACCAATCTAGCTTAGGATGTAAGATCATCAAGTCCATATCCAAGAATCCCTATCAAGTGACCTCACAAAAGTTTGGATGGTGTGACAATCATGAGACACTGTTGTGACATGAATCATGTGGCAAATAATTTTACAAATGCAGCTAAATGATCCTTTTTCAACTGTTCTTCTATGGGAGGAGAATATAATCATTCATATATGCAATGCCATTTGGTGCATCATTGTGTTGATACATATGCAGCATGGTATTAATGATACCATTAGATGTTTCAGTTAACATATGTACTGCTGGCACTGACAAATTTGTAGGTTTGATGTGATCAAACAACAAAGTGGTCCTGCTGTATAAACTCTGTAGCATTCACAGTTATTGAAAAAGTGAGATGGAGTGTTAAAAATGTGAATGTAATTGCTGCATCAATGTTATGGTTTCTATCACAAGCTGGCTAAGTGCAATAAAGCAGAGCAGAAGTTGATCCCTCCCTGTCACAAACCTAAGATCTTCATATGGCTACATTGTTTGGGAATCACCAACTAATTTGCAAACATGGTTTCATCTGTTTTCTGCTACAGGATTTCATAGAACTTTCTTACTCGTAAGCCATTTGACAGGGACTCCATTGGACCACCAAATAAAGTAAATCAAAGCTCTCTGTGTCATGTCTGTGATCAGTGGTGGATCATGTCATATGATTCTGAACCCTGATACAGTCCAAGGCAAATGAAGATCTTGATCAGCTCCTTGGGATCGAATGCATCAGTTAAAAGAATGTACATAAAGTTACAGGTCTGAGCAAAAGAGAAGAATTGAATGCATCTTGTAAGATTTCACTTACAACAGCTTGAATCAGATGCATAAAGGAGCACTTTTTCCTGGTAAAAATTGGCATAATAGTCACTGATATTACTTTTGGTGGATAGCTAGTCACGTAGAGCTTAGATTAACACCAAGAGCAGGTAATTTCTGACATGATTAGCTTTCATGAAAACCACAGAAAAATGTCAAGTGAATGACACATTGACCCTGATGAGGTTCTGGAGCAAGGACAGATATGTAAAATGCTTTCAGCAATGAACAgaattttttcttctttgaagAGAAGATTGCAGATTAATTAGGAAGCTTCATGGCCATTAGAGGTAGTGAAAATGTCATTTTTCAACTACCTTAAAAGTGTTATCTTTACCTCCATCACTCCCGACTCAGctctctcaaatattgctagcttctcTTAATCTTTCTTTTTGTTCGCCTTGTTCCTACCACTGAAGGTATCTTAGATCTCAATCCACTGCAATGCAAGGACATTAGAGACTTGCTTCAAGCCCACTTGATTGCTTCACCTTCCTGTGGTTCCTTCTCTCGCTGTCTGTCTTGTCTTCCATCTAACTTGAACCGTAAGCATATCATGCTCATAATAAATTGAGCTGCAACTCACCTGCCTTTGAGATCCTCCAACTCCTTAAAGACCTCTTCACATCCAAGGACTCATTCTGACATCCTTTGGTGTGCTAACATTTGAAGAATGGGGCGGCATTCTTGCTGTCTCAAGCAGAAGATAAGGAAAGGCTTGTGGTCTCCTGAAGAAGATGAGAAGCTCTATGATCACATCATCAGATGTGGTGTTAGCTGTTGGAGCTCAGTGCCAAAATTAGCAGGCATTTTTAGCTCTTCCCTGTTGCTGAAAATTTTCTTTCATGTTCTCCAAACTCCTCCATATAATTCAGACACTTTTCTTCTCTCAGGACTGGAACGCTGTGGGAAGAGTTGTCGACTCAGGTGGATCAATTACCTGCGGCCGGACCTTAAAAGAGGCAACTTCTCTCAGCAAGAAGAGGAAACGATTATAAGGCTACACGAGATCATGGGTAACAGGTAACAGGCAAGCCTGGAGGAGATTCTGTAAGCAACTCGATGTCAAACTTCATCATGTTTTGTGGTTGCAGGTGGTCACAAATTGCATCACAATTGCCAGGAAGAACAGACAATGAGATCAAAAACTACTGGAACTCATGTCTCAAGAAGAAACTCCGGCAGCGGGGAATCGATCCAAGCAGCCACAAGCCACTGAGTGAGATAGCAGCACAAGAAGAAGGGACCAGAACACATTGCTCTAATACTGGTGCTGCTTTTGAGCAGTTGCAGTTGCATCCAGTCTTTGACACCTTCCCACTGATTGAAATCCAGACGTGTTTGGATTCAGTAGAGACTAATGTAAGCATCTACGGTCAATTCCATCAGACTTTTGAACCAGTAGGGCAGGATGAGTGCTTAGTCAACTCGGAGTTATGTGATCATGGCAGTGCCTTGGATAATATCGGTCACGGGGACAGTTCAATCAACAGCAGTAACTGGAACTGCAACATAGGATCTGAGATGAAAAGTGTGTTTGGAGATGAAGACTTGAACTGGGTATCTCAGAGTAAGGTGGAAACACCAGCTCATATGCAGATGAATGAGGAGAAGACTCATGAACACAAGTTTAATCCTTGGCAAGAGAAAAATACCTACCCAATTCCAGTGAGGTCACTGTCTCATGATCTCTCAGAGACCTGCTTCAGTGTCTCTCGAGATGCATTGGAAAGTGAATtcaatgtggatttctgctagggTCTCTTGAAATGCAACTTGCCCTTCTGTCTCCACTCCATTTGAAAGCCTTTGAAGAGGTCTTTGTAACATTATAGGTTCTCTTTTTAGTCTGTTTCTAATcacaatttttctttctttttcttcttttgatttCTTTATGAAGTCAATAGAGTTCTAATTGTTCTTCTCGATTCCTTCAAAAGTGGTGAGGTCTTAGAACTTTAGACAAGAAACTAACACAATTCTCTTCCATCCCACCTGTTTTCTGCTGCTTGTTTCTTCTCAGTGGATACTCCCATCCATCAACAGAGATATATATATCAACTTACCATCACTTCTTTGCACACCTTCAGTACATCGTTCAGTGTCTGATCATTTTACCACTATATTTGCTTTCATCAGTCAGATCCTATTGATAGATGTTCTTCAAATAAAACTGAAGAAAGAAGCCAAAGCCAACACTAGTTATTTCTGAAATTTGTCTCCAGAGGAAGTGAAGCATCAGGAGCTGTCAATAACTGGTGATCCTGCTTCAGCTGTTTCAGTGCTGTTCTTCCACTGCAACAGAAGTGAACTGTTGATTAGAAGAGTCCTGTCATTGCTTTCTACTGGCTTTTCTATGTGCATATGGCCTTGAAGAAACTTCAGTTTGATGCAGTACAACTTCTGTGTCTGCAGTAGCATCAGTGATGGCATTATATTATGTGGAGAATATTTCAATGTGCGGCTTAAGGATGGTTTATGCCAACTTGTCATTAACTAGTACTGTTTGATTCTTGAAGTAATCTGTTCTTGAGTGGGCTACATCCAAACATAgcatattcttcttctttgtaCTGGTTTAGGTTCATATGTCTACTCAACATTTATCTGTACAGTGGCTTAAAATAGTTTCATGGTTAAACAAAAAGAGATAAATAAGATATAGGACAAAAGATCAAAAAGATCTAAGAAAATTTAATTaggaataataaaataaatatgaatGCTTTTAACTAAAAATATAACAGACATCCATCTTGGTCTAACTCATCATGAATATTGGTATATTCTAAAAGATTATGTTAAATGGAAGTAGGTATTACACATGTTGATATGTTGTATAATGGATGAAAAGTCTCATCTTTGAGTCATGCGCAACATTTACAATGGAAGAATAGTTAGCATCTACACAGAAACAGCAAGAAAGGTGATAATAAAGAACTATGACCAAAATATCTAGCACATCTGCTCACACAATAAGGGTTTTTACATACATATGGCATAGAATACACCATATACAAATACCAGATATTAGGTGCATCAATATTCACTGGAGGAAAAAGtaatttacaataataaaagtTTCAAAACTGTATACCTGATCCAAAATATGAATATATGTGCTTTCCACAATAAGAAATTTATATAACAAGAATCTAACATGACTGTATAAGAATGGAACGAAATTTTGTAGTACGAAAAATCAGTTCTTAACAATCATGCACCATAAATAGAATTAATTCTTAACAGATGCACTATAAATCTAACCAACAATTTTCTGTGGTTCATCATTGACAGTCAACAGAAAAGAATGATTTGGATTAGATCTCACCTTATTGTACTATTTGATACAGAATTTGAATTAATGCACCTTTTGCCAAAAGGCAGACTACAGCTCCAATCGTTGGAAAAGGACAATGAAACAATAGCATCTTTTGTAAAACCAGGACAATTTGCAATAGATAGAAGTGGATGAAATGAGCATATTCAACCTTGAGAGCTGCAGTGCTGCAGTGCAGCTGCAAGAATACCCAAATAATAGCAGGGTCAGTACTTAAACTATAGCCAATATAATGAAATGCATGTCGAATCTGCAATCGACATTATTAAGTTGAACTAATACAGAATTTACTTCTGCAGATCTTCCAGCAACTGCACATTAGCACCTCCAGTTACAATGGAAATAAGTATGTAATTGATTAAACCCTCAAACAGTCTTGGTTATACATGACGAAGATTTTCCCCAATAGCACATATCTTCATCAAAGAAAGGCTCATGTTCATGGCCCCCTTTTGACAACAGTTATAATCAAATACTTCTAAATCAAGAAAATACACATAAgcttgagaagaaaaaaaaaaatttcctggGGAATGATCCGTTGCTTACTGTGACAATGCAACTTCCAGTCACCTAGAAGCTTCTGCCAAAACATTATAATTAAATTACACCATTTCAGATGATGATATCGGTAATTAGACTTCAAAAGGATAATAGTAAAACAAGGAATTACAAGATTCACTAAGGCGAATTAAGCTCTCAATTCGCCTAGTTCCTGCTATAACCTTTTAGTCATGGAAAACAAAGATAATCAGGCAAGTGTATGCCAATATTTTCAGCAAGATTTTAGATGCAAAAGATAATAACCTTCTTTCTGCTTCCTTGGAGGTTCCTCCTCATTTTTGTGTAATGATGTATCATGCCTCTGCAGCTTCAAGTCTTCAAAAGACAGTCAGTTATGTATATGTTTTCTTGTATAACTAATTTTGCAGAAAATGTACAAAGATCCAGGAAATCTTGCACTCCAAACTGCAGATTTCAATGAAAAAGAGTAAATATACTTTGAGGCACCACATGAAGATGATAATGCATGTGATTCAATGTGTGTGTAAATGACTTTCCTAGAGGACATATCCCTCTAACAAAGTGTTCTAATGATCCATTCTGTAGCACACCGGGGAAGATGTGGCTAGCACCTTGGCGGCTACCTCAACATCTGGCTGTAAAGATCAGGGTCATAGTTGCAGCCATGGCGGCCTTTGACGTGCAAAGAATCCCATCCCCTATCTCTATAATGAGTTGGGAGTGCAATTCTATACCGTGGGTACCGGAAGTGATGAAGGAACCAAGGAACCAAGACTGTGATGCTCGTGCCCCAGACAAACAGAAGAGTGAAGTCGGCGACAATGGGGATCACCGCGTCGGGGCCATTGTCCCAGCGTCCTGGAGATCGTTGTCAGTAGAAATAAGGGTGAACTGGCGTCGCAAGTGGGCGATGCCTCCACCTGCGGCCGGAGGTGGACGCCAAAAGATGGCGCGAAGAAGAAAAGCCGGAAGCTG
Coding sequences within:
- the LOC135648379 gene encoding myb-related protein Hv33-like — translated: MGRHSCCLKQKIRKGLWSPEEDEKLYDHIIRCGVSCWSSVPKLAGLERCGKSCRLRWINYLRPDLKRGNFSQQEEETIIRLHEIMGNRWSQIASQLPGRTDNEIKNYWNSCLKKKLRQRGIDPSSHKPLSEIAAQEEGTRTHCSNTGAAFEQLQLHPVFDTFPLIEIQTCLDSVETNVSIYGQFHQTFEPVGQDECLVNSELCDHGSALDNIGHGDSSINSSNWNCNIGSEMKSVFGDEDLNWVSQSKVETPAHMQMNEEKTHEHKFNPWQEKNTYPIPVRSLSHDLSETCFSVSRDALESEFNVDFC